In one Populus nigra chromosome 12, ddPopNigr1.1, whole genome shotgun sequence genomic region, the following are encoded:
- the LOC133669182 gene encoding chloroplast stem-loop binding protein of 41 kDa b, chloroplastic, giving the protein MARLVAVQQQTQPSFSLLPSSLSDFNGTRLHSQVRCKRRVWQTKGALQVSASSSKNILIMGGTRFIGVFLSRLLVKEGHQVTLFTRGKAPITQPLPGESDQDYADFSSKILHLKGDRKDFEFVKTSLAAKGFDVVYDINGREAVEVEPILDALPKLEQFIYCSSAGVYLKSDLLPHSEKDAVDPKSRHKGKLETESLLESRGVNWTSIRPVYIYGPLNYNPVEEWFFHRLKAGRPIPIPNSGIQMTQLGHVKDLAKAFIQVLGNEKASQQVFNISGEKYVTFDGLAKACAKAAGFPEPEIVHYNPKDFDFGKKKAFPFRDQHFFASIDKAKHVLGWEPEFDLVEGLADSYNLDFGRGTYRKEADFFTDDLILGKSLVLQA; this is encoded by the exons ATGGCTAGGTTGGTGGCTGTGCAGCAGCAAACTCagccttctttctctcttcttccttcctCTCTCTCTGACTTCAATGGCACCAGACTCCACTCTCAAGTTCGG TGTAAGAGAAGGGTATGGCAGACAAAGGGAGCATTACAAGTTTCAGCATCAAGTTCCAAGAACATTCTTATAATGGGAGGCACTAGATTCATTGGTGTGTTCCTGTCTAGACTTCTTGTCAAAGAGGGTCATCAG GTGACCTTGTTTACCAGAGGTAAAGCACCAATTACTCAACCGTTGCCAGGTGAATCAGACCAGGATTATGCTGATTTTTCTTCCAAG ATCTTGCATTTGAAAGGAGACAGGAAGGATTTTGAATTTGTGAAAACCAGTCTTGCTGCAAAAGGCTTTGATGTTGTCTATGACATAAATG GCCGCGAGGCAGTTGAAGTTGAACCTATACTGGATGCTCTACCAAAGCTAGAACA GTTCATATACTGCTCTTCAGCTGGAGTTTACCTCAAATCTGATCTTTTACCGCACAGCGAG AAAGATGCAGTTGATCCAAAGAGCAGGCACAAGGGAAAGCTTGAGACAGAGAGCTTACTAGAATCAAGGGGCGTCAACTGGACTTCTATAAGACCAGTCTACATCTATGGGCCCTTAAACTACAACCCTGTTGAAGAGTGGTTCTTTCATCGGTTGAAAGCAGGCCGCCCGATTCCAATTCCCAACTCTGGAATTCAAATGACTCAACTTGGTCATGTAAAG GATTTGGCAAAGGCTTTCATTCAGGTTCTTGGTAATGAAAAGGCCAGCCAGCAAGTATTTAACATATCAGGAGAGAAGTATGTCACCTTTGATGGATTAGCTAAGGCATGTGCGAAG GCTGCTGGGTTCCCAGAACCTGAGATTGTTCACTACAACCCTAAAGATTTTGACTTCGGGAAAAAGAAGGCGTTTCCATTCCGTGACCAG CATTTCTTTGCCTCGATTGACAAAGCAAAGCATGTTCTTGGATGGGAACCCGAATTCGACCTCGTGGAAGGTCTTGCAGATTCTTACAACCTTGACTTTGGCAGGGGAACATACAGGAAAGAGGCTGATTTTTTCACCGATGACCTGATTCTAGGCAAGAGCCTTGTTCTTCAGGCCTAG